CGTGCATGATGGGCCTAAGAATACGCTTCTGCCACCGTGTTTTGCCGCAACGATGGCACGGCCTCCCACTGCGGCTCGACCTTCAGGTCTTCGAGCAGCAGCCGCGAGGTGATGCGCGCCGACTCAAAGATCACCGGCAACCCGCTGCCCGGATGCGTGCCTCCACCCACCAGGTACACACTGTCCAGGTCCTCAAAGCGGTTGTGCGGTCTCAGGTGCAGCATCTGGTCCAGGCTGTGTGCCATGCTGAAGGTCGCCCCGCGATGCAGCGCAAACTCGCTGCCCCACGTGCGAGGCGTGTGCCGCCGCTCCACGCGAATTCGCTTCTCCACGTCATCGATTCCAATCCGCGCAAGTTGTTGCAGCGCGAGTTCACGAAAGCGCGGCTCTTCCTTCTTCCAGTCCACATTCGGATGCTCGTGCGTCACCGGCAGCAGCACATACAGCGTGCTCATGCCCTCTGGTGCCAGCGTCGCATCTGTAATACACGCATTCTGCACATAGAACGAAGGATCATCCGACAACCGGTGCAGCTTCTCAATGTCCTCTAGATTCTGCCGGTAATCCTCTGAGAGATAGATCGTGTGATGTGCCGCGTGATCGTAGCGGCCCTCAATGCCCAGGTACATCATGAACGTCGAGCAGGAGTAGCGCTTCGACTCAATGCGCTCATCCGTCCACTTGCGGCGCAGCTTGTTCGGAACCATCCGGCGCATCGCCTCGGCAAACTCCGCATTCACCACCACCGCATCGGCGCGCAGCCGCCGGGTTGCTGTGCGCAGGCCGACGGCCTTCCTGTTCTCAAATAGAATCTCCTCCACCGGCTCATCCAGCAGAATCTTCGCGCCCAGGTCCTGCGCCACGCGCGCCATCGCTTCCGTCACCGCACCGCAGCCGCCCATCGGGTGAAACACCCCATGCTCATACTCAAGAAACGACAAAATGCTGAACAGACTCGGGCATGAAAAAGGCGACATGCCTAAGTACTTAGACTGAAAGCTGAAACCCAGCCGGATACGCTCGTCGGAAAAGAAGCTGCGCAAGTCATCGTCAAGAGAGCGCCACGGACGCAGCAGCGGCAGCAGCTTCAGCATCCCAGGCCGCGCCAGATCCTTCCAGCTCTCAAAAGGCGACTCAAGGCAGGGAATAAACCGCTCCAGCTTCTCGCGGTTCTCCTTCAAAAAGTCCCGAAACCGCACCGCATCTCCAGGCGACAGCGCGGCAATTGCCTTTTCCATCTTTTCGATGTCAGGCGTCGCCAGCAGCTCGCCTCCTGAGCCAAAGACCAGCCGGTATTGTGGATCGAGCCTCTTCATCTCGACCTCATCGTCGAGATTGCGCCCAGCCGCTGCAAAAATCTCCCGCAGAATCCGCGGATAAAGAAAGAACGTCGGCCCGGTATCAAACCGGAAGCCATCCGCGTGAATTGTCGAAGTGCGGCCACCCACGCTCGGCCGCTTTTCCACCACCGTAACTTCCACGCCCGATTTTGCCAGCAGAATAGCCGCAGCCAGTCCTCCGGGGCCCGCTCCAACTATGACGACATGACTGGTCCGTTTCATCGAAAAATCCTGATCTCTCTCTGGTCTCTCATATGCTCGAAGAAATCTCTTCTCAGCTTTGCAGAGCCATTCACTCGCATCCACTGCGTATTTTCAGAATTTCCGCAGGACTGCCCGCAAGATAACTCCGTTTTTACTGTTACGAAAGTCAGATTTTTCAGCGATAGAAAGCGCAATCTGCTGCCAGCTAAGTCAGAGTAGCGGAGAACAGGCGCGGTATTGCCCGCGCCTCCTAAGATCGTTTGGGTGGGATGGAAAATTCGGGCAGGAAGTAAAAAATCAGAGGAACGGCGCGGCACGGAAGTTACTCCGCGCCAGCCTCTTGAAGAAATGGCGCAAGTTGCTCGGCGCTGGGTTTCGGTGTCACTGCGCTCACCACGACCAGGCAGAGAACCGCGCTCGCCAGCGCAGGAAAAATGGCATCCAGATGCGCCAGTCCGGCTGGCAGATACGGGTGCAGCCACCGCGAATCCCAGCCCACCGTCACAACCGTTCCAGCCGCAATCGCAGACACGGCTCCGGCGCTGGTCGCGCGTTTGGAGTAGAACGCCGCCAGAATCACCGGCGTCAGCGCTGCCGCGTACACCGTGTAAGCGTAAAGCGTCTCCTTCAAAACCGATTGCGTTCCCATCGCCTGATACAACGACCAGATTCCCAGCAGCGCCACCATCGACCGCGAAACCAGCAGCACTGTCCGGTTCGAGGCATTCGGTGCAATGTAGCGCACAAATACGTCGTTCACCAGGTTGGTCGCCGGTGAAAACAGGTAGTTATTCGCGGTCGAGATAATCTTCGCAAACACTGACCCCACCAGCAGCGAGCCCAGCAGCGCCGGCACGCCATGCAGCCCCACATAAGCGATAATCTCGCGCGGGCGATGCGATACCTCGCCGTGCGGAAACATCACCGAGCCAAACACCGCCAGCGCCACAATGATCGTTTCCAATATGACGGTGCCAATGATCCAGCCCACCACCGCCACGCGCGCATCCCGTTCTGACTTGGCGGAGAAAAACTTCTGATACATCGACTGATTGCCCAGCATCAGCAGCATGGTCGGTAGCGCCAGCTCCATCGCCCACACCCAGCCCGAATCGCCAAACACCGTGAAGTGCGACGCCGGCAGCGAATGCGTCACCACATGCCATCCTCCCACCGCATGCAGCACAAAAAACGTGGCGACTATCAGCGTGAAGGTCGCCAGCAGCCCAATCACCACATCCATGTAGGCCACTGAAGCCATACCGGCAATCGCCGTGAACACAATCACAAACGCCGTGATGATGTAGCGTCCCAGCGTGGCGCTGATCGCCGGAAAAATCAGGTGCAGAATATCTCCGCCGCCAATGATCTGGTAGCTCGTGATGGCCGTATACGCAAACAGCACCGCAATCACGCCCAGCACGCGCGCCGTCTGGTTGTAGCGGGCCTCCAGCAGATCAGGAATCGTGAACTGCGCGAAGCGCCGCGCGCGCGGAGCAATGAAGTAGATCAGCAGCAGGCCCAGCCATCCTCCGGCCGCCTGCCACAGCGCCACAAAGCCATGCTCGTAGGCGTTCTCCGCGCCGCCCAGCAACGAGCCCGACCCAATCCATGACGACAGCAGCGTAAACACCAGCACAAAGGCCGGCAGCGAACGGCCCGCCACAAGGTAGTCGGCGCGGGTCTTCACCGTGTGCATGCGCCCCAGCGACACACCCAGCAAAGCAAGCACAATGGCGCCAAGCACCACAGCGTACAGAGGAGACATACAACACCCTTAATTTCAGGAAAGGTAAGCGTCAGTGTACGGGGAGAAGCGCCTGCTTGTCAGGCCATCCATGCTCAGGCCTGGGCCGTGAGAAAGCGCCGCAGCAACGGCAGCAGCAGCGACTCCAGCTCTTTCACACTCATTCCTGTCATGCGCACCAGCTTCTCGCGCGACTGCAGGCCGCGAATAATCTCGAGCGACGAACCCGGCAGATCCAGTTGCCGCGCCAAAAAGTCGAGCAACTCTTCATTCGCCCGTCCATCGATCGGCGGCGCATGCAGCGCAACCCGCAGCATTGTCTGGCCTTCTTTTTCGAGCACGCCCTGAAAGGACGAACGGCTCGCGCGGGGCGTCACGCGCACCGCCAGCACCGCACCCGTGGGCGTCTCGCGCACCAGGCCCGCCGGAATCATCAGCGCATCTCCCGCTTGCCAAACAGCGCCGTGCCAATGCGAACGCAAGTGGAGCCTTCCTCAATCGCAATCGCAAAGTCGCCCGACATGCCCATCGAAAGCTCTTCAAAGTTCAAGCGTGGATACGCGGCGCTCCACGCATCCCGCAGCTTGCGTAGCCGCCGGAAGCAGTCGCGCGTCCCCGTCTCGCCGCCGGTCAGCGGCGCCACCGTCATCAGGCCGCGCATCTTGAGTGCGGTTAGCTCCGGCAGCCGCTCCAGCAGCGTGCGTGTCTCTTCGCTTTCCGGACTCAGCCCCGTCTTGGCCTCTTCCTCGCTCAGCTTGATCTCCAGCAGCACCGGCAACGTCTTGCCCAGCCGCGCTGCGGCATCCTGCAGGCGTTCGGCCAGCCGCAGCGAATCCACCGTATCCACGCCCGCAAAAATCTCCGCCGCCTTGCCTGTCTTGTTCGACTGCAAATGGCCAATGAGGTGTACCTCGGCATTCTGAATGCCAAGCTGCTCCAGCTCCTGTGCCTTCTGCTGAAACTCCTGCACGCGATTCTCGCCAAACAGGGTCACGCCCGCCGCCACCGCTTCCGCAATGGCATCGGCTGGATGCGTCTTGGACACCGCCATCAGTTGCACGCTCTCTCGCGTCCGCCCGGCATGCCGGCAGGCGGCGGCAATGCTCTCTTCCACCTGCGCGAGCCGGTTAGAAAATGTCTCGCCAGCGACTTCTGAATTCCTCATGGCTAGATGGATGTTACCGCAATGTATTTCGCTTCGCGGTGCGCCTGAATTACTCCAGCAACGCCGCCGCCACAGCCGTTGCCGTCATCGCGGCCGTCTCGGCACGCAAAATGCGCGGCCCCAGGCTCACCGCCTTCCAGCCCTCCGCATCAAAGAGCGCTTCTTCCTCGGCCGTCCATCCACCTTCGGGGCCAACGGCAATTTCAATCTTGGGAATCTCATCGCCAGCCTGTGCCAGCGCTTCGCCAAGCGCAAAGCGAAACGTGGTCGAGCGCTCCTGCTCGGCCAGCAGAAATCGCAGATGCTCACCGGGCTGCCGCACGGCGGTCTTGAGCGGCAGCGGTTCGTCAATCTCGGGAATATCGGAGCGCCGCGATTGCTTCGCTGCTTCCCGCGCAATCCGCCGCCAGCGTTCCACACGAGCGGCCGCCGCCTGCGCCAGGTGCTTCTCCGAGCGCCGTGCAATTACGGGCTGAATGCGCTCCACCCCGAGTTCGGTCGCCTTCTCAATCGCCCACTCCATGCGGTCAAATTTGAAGACCGCCAGCAGCAGCGTAATCGGCAGCGCCGGATCAGCCTCCACTTCAGCCACCAGGTTAAAGCGCACCGCGTCGCCCGTGATGCCCGCAATCACGCCATGCCACACGCGGTCGCCGGCGACAATGTCAAACTCCATGCCCGGCTGCGCGCGCAGCACGCGAATCAGGTGCGAGGCCTGCTCTCCCGTCAGCGAGGCGGTGGCTTCATCCCACGTATCGGCAATCCATCGGCGTCTTGTCATATCTGTATTCTCGCGCACCCGGCACAGGCTTGCGTGGCCGCAAACTACGAAGGGGGATGCTCATCGCATCCCCCTTCGTGTTGCCTTTTGTTGCCTTGTACTGCCGGTCGCTTACTTCTTCTTAGCGGCCTTCTTCGCTGCCTTCTTGGCGGGTGCTTTCTTGGCTGCTGCCTTCTTCGTTGCCATGACTATTCTCCCTTTCGATTTACATCGAAGCTGCAACACAAGTGCTGCAGTTATCCGAATGTATAGAGTTGCGCAAAAGCGGTGTCAAGAAAAAAATCGAAAATTATGCGCGAAGTTTTCCCGCCAGGTAACGCCCGCGAACACCGTCCCGCAATCGGACAAAAATTACTTCGGCAGTACGTGGAAATGCGAAGCGCCCATCAGCACCAGTCCGGCAAAAATATCCTGCCACGCATGCGCAATCATTCCTGGCCGCAGGCTTCTGCTTTTCAGGTAGAGCAGGCATAGCAGCGCGCCCAGCACGCTCAGCAGCAGCATGCGTGACCATCCTTCATATCCATGGCTCGCGCCAAAGATCAGCGAAGAAATCACCACGCCAATCCACGCTTTGCCGCCAAACGAAAACTGCCGCATCAGGTAGCCGCGAAACAGAATCTCTTCGCAAACGCCCGCCGAGATGCACAGCGCAAACCACACCAGCAGGTCCAGCGCGCTGAGCGGAGCAATCGCCGTCAATCCCTTCGGCGGCGTCGCCGACGCATGATGCAGCAGGTAGATTCCAATCGAGAGGCATCCGATGATAGCCATCGCCATCACCCAGAAGATGCCCGCAAATGCAAAGTCGCGTCCCAGTCCCTTCCATCCCTCGTGCGGAACGCCCAGCAGCGTTCGCAGTCGAACGCCTCGCACGCGCAGGCCAATCCACACCACGCCCAGCAGCACCCATTCATAACCGATGGTCGCGGCATACTGTGTCATGTGGTGTACCGCCAGCGTGCCCTTGCGCGCCTGCAGGCTGCTGCCGAGCGACGTTGCCAGCAGCAGCAGCACAATCAGCGCCGTGTGCCACCACGGGGCGACACGTTGGCCCAGCGGCTTCCATTGCTCCGCTGCCGCCGCCTGCTCGGGCTCACCTGTCATCGCCGTTTCGTGCATGGAAACCTCACTCTCTGGTATCTTCATCGGTTCGCCTCTGAGTGTACCGGCAGCTTCACGTTTCACAACAGAGGAATGCGCCTCAGCGCGGCACGACCGAATTGCGAACCAACTAAAGGAGTTTCGATGCAGTCCCAATCCTCATCGATGGAACAGATCGTCATTGTCTCTGGCGTCCGCACGCCAGTCGGAAAATTTCAGGGAACCTTGTCCGGCATGAAAGCAACCGAGCTTGGCGCCATCGCCGTGCGCGAAGCCGTCGCGCGAGCCGGCGTCGATCCAGCCATGGTGGACGAGTGCATCATGGGCAACGTCGTCTCCGCCGGGCTCGGGCAAAACCCCGCGCGTCAGGCTGCGCTCTTCGGCGGCCTTCCGCCGGCCGTCAGCGCGTTCACCATCAACAAGGTGTGTGGCTCGGGCCTCAAGGCCGTCGCGCTGGCCGCGCAATCCATCCAGACCGGCAATGCGGAGATCGTTGTCGCCGGCGGCATGGAATCCATGACCAACGCACCCTACCTGCTGCCGCAGGCACGCGCCGGCTTCCGCATGGGCAACAGCGTCGCGGTCGATTCCATGGTGAATGATGGCCTCTGGGATATCTACAACGACTACCACATGGGCGTCACCGGCGAGAACGTCGCCGAGAAGTACAACATCACCCGCGAAGAGCAGGACGAGTACGCTCTGAACTCGCACCGCAAAGCCGCGGCCGCGCAGCAGGCCGGCCACTTCAAAAACGAAATCGTCCCCGTCGAGATTCCCGCGAAGAAGAAAGGCCAGCCCGCCACCTTCTTTGACACCGACGAATCCGTCCGCGCCGATGCCAGCATCGAAGCCTTGCGCGCCCTCAAGCCCGCCTTCAAGAAGGACGGCACCGTCACCGCCGGCAACGCGCCCGGCGTCAATGACGCTGGCGCAGCCTGCCTCGTCACCAGCGCGCGCAAAGCCGCCGAACTCGGCCTCAAGCCCCTGGCGCGCATCGTCGCGCAGGCCTCCAGTGGCGTCGAGCCCAGGTGGGTCATGATGGCACCCGTCACCGGCGTGCAAAAGGTGTTGGCCCGCGCCGGCTGGTCCACTGACAGCGTCGATCTCTTCGAGCTGAACGAAGCTTTCAGCGTGCAGGCCATCGCCGTCACCCGCGAGCTGGGCATTCCTCTCGACAAGGTCAACGTCAACGGCGGCTCCGTCGCCATCGGTCATCCCATCGGTGCCAGCGGAGCGCGCGTGCTCGTCACGCTGCTGCATGAAATGATCCGCCGCGACGCAAAACGTGGTGTCGCCGCGCTCTGCCTTGGCGGGGGCAACTCGGTCGCCATGGCCATCGAGCGCGACTGATACTTCCTGCGCGCTCCTCTTTGCGTCTTATAGATTTGAAGTCAGCAACGCAAAGGGGAGCGCATGCAGCTCAAGCCGACCGAACGCTTCACCACACGGGTGGAAAGCTACCGTCATTTTCGCCCGCACTACCCGTCAGAGATTGTCGAAGCGCTCCATCGCGAGTGCGGCCTCAAAACCAATGATCTCGTCGCCGATGTGGCCGCCGGCACCGGGCTGCTGACGGAGATCTTTCTCGCCGCCGCCCATCCCGTCATCGCCATTGAGCCCAACGATGCCATGCGCGCCGTCTGCGCAGCGCTCCAGTCAGACTATCCGCGCTTGCAATGCGCTCCGGGCACGGCAGAGAACACTGGCCTTCCCAATCGCAGCGTGGCTTTGGTCACCGTGGCGCAGGCGCTGCACTGGTTCGATCTTCCCGCCGCGCGTGCGGAGTTCGCCCGCATCCTCTCCCCCGGCGGCTGGTGCGCCATCATCTACAACCATCGCCGCATGGGTGGCGATGCCTTTCATGATGGGTATGAGCGCATCTTGCAAACCTTCGGCACTGACTACGCCGCCGTGCAGGCCCGTCACGCCGGCCCTCAAGAAATCGCGGAGTTCTTCGCCCCGTCCGCCGTCCGCACGCTCACTTTCCCTAATCATCAAGACCTGCAGCTCGCAGGATTAATGGGCCGCGTGCTCTCCTCGTCCTACATGCCGCAGCCCGGCCATCCGCAATACGAAGCGATGACCCGCGCAGTCGAAACGCTCTTCACACAAAACCAGCACCACGGCACCGTGCGCATGGACTACGAAACCGTCGTGAGCTTCGGGCAGCTCTAGCACTTTGCGAAAGCGATCACGTTCAGCACTCAATCACACTCAGCGCCAGTCCGCCCAGCGACGTCTCCTTATACCGCGACTGCATATCCAGCCCCGTCTGGTACATCGTCTTGATCACCTGGTCGAGCGAAACCTTGTGTCCCTCGCTCTCATTCATCGCAATGCGCGCCGCCTGCACCGCTTTCACTGAAGCCATGGCATTGCGCTCAATGCAGGGAATCTGCACCAGCCCGCCAATCGGATCGCACGTCATCCCCAGGTTGTGCTCCATCGCAATCTCGGCGGCATGTTCCACTTCATCATTCGTCCCGCCCAGCGCGGCCACCAGCCCGCCGGCCGCCATCGAGCACGCCACGCCCACCTCGCCCTGGCAACCCACCTCCGCGCCGCTGATCGAGGCATTCTCTTTGTAGAGCACGCCAATCGCCGCCGAAGTCAAAAAGTAGCGCACCATCCCGTCCTCGTTCGCCCCCGGCAAAAAGTCGAGATAGTAGCGCCCCACAGCCGGAACAACCCCCGCCGCTCCATTCGTCGGCGCGGTCACCACGCGTCCGCCCGCGGCATTCTCTTCATTCACCGCCATCGCATACACTGTCACCCAATCGAGCGGTGCCAGCGGGTCCACCGATCCCTTCGTCCGCAGCCGTTCGGCCAGCCGCGACGCGCGGCGGCGCACATTCAGCCCGCCGGGCAGGATTCCCTCCGCGCGCATGCCTCGCTCGATGCAGCCCTGCATCACGCTCCAGATATGCAGAACGCCCCGCCGCACCTCATCCTCACTTCGCTGCGCGCATTCGTTCCGCAGCATCAGCTCCCAGATGTGCAGTCCTGCATCCCTGGCCATGCGCAGCAGCTCCGCCGCGCTCGTAAATGAGAACGGCACCGTCGCCGCATCCGTCACCAGCAGCGCGGCCTCTTCGCCGTCCTGCACCGTAAAGCCGCCGCCAATCGAAAACACCGTCTCCGTGTGCAGTTCTTTTCCCTGTGCGTCAAAGGCGGCAAAGCGCATGCCGTTCGGGTGCTCCGTCACCGCGTCCGGGGGATAAAGAATCTCGCGATGAAACAGCAGATCGCCGGCTTCGGTGAAGGGAATCGCATGCTTGCCCCGCAGCGCGAGCGAATGCGCCGAGCGAATCCGCTCCAGCTTGCCATCGATGGTGTCCGGGTCAATCTTCGCGGCCTCTTCACCCGAGAGTCCCAGCAGCACCGCGCGATCCGTGCCATGCCCATGACCGGTCAGCGCCAGCGAGCCGTAAAGATCGCACTGCACCCGCGCAGTTTCAGCCAGCAGTGAACGCTCCTCAAGATGCTGCGCAAACTCGCGCGCCGCGCGCATCGGACCCATGGTGTGCGAGCTCGAAGGCCCCACGCCGACTTTATAGAGATCAAAAAGACTGGTTTTCACGACCCTCTAGTGTAAGGCGTTTAGAGAAAAAAGCATCAGCGGCAAAAATCCCCACGTGACAGGCGGCAAAGAGCAGCAAGCCAGCCGGAAGAAAGCGCCTCGCAACCTGAGGCGCGGGCATAGGAAACCGACCGCTGTTCGCCGCACAAAAAAGAGAGCCCATACCATCTATGGACTCTCTCTCGATCAGCTGGCCGCTTCATCCCTGACAGCCTTTTTACTGGCCGCCTTTTGCCGCCTTCTCAAACCTGCATGATCTCCGCTTCCTTCTTGCGGCTGATCTCTTCCATGCGCTTGATCTCTTCATCGGTCAGCTTCTGCATCTCGTCCAGCGAGCGCTTTTCTTCGTCCTCTGAGATCAGCTTGTCCTTGGCCGCCTTCTTGATGGCGTCATTGCCATCGCGGCGAATGTTGCGAACGCCCGTGCGATGCTCTTCCAGCACCTTGTTCAGGTGCTTCACCACCTCGCGGCGGCGCTCTTCCGTCATCGGCGGAACAGGAATGCGGATAATCTTGCCATCGTTCTGCGGATTGAATCCCAGGTCCGAGGTCCGCAGCGCATTTTCAATGTCCTTCAGAATGCTCGTGTCCCACGGCTGCACTACGATCGACTGCGCATCGGGCGTATTCACCTGGCCCACCTGGTTCAGCGGCGTCGGCGTGCCGTAGTAGTCCACGCGAATCTGGTCGAGCATCTGCACTGAGGCGCGGCCTGTGCGCAGCGAGGTCAACTGCGTCTGAAAGTCCTTCACCGCCTTGTCCATGCGCGTCTTGAGTTGCTGATAGGTGTCTTTGAGAGCGGGGATACCCGCCATAACTGAACCTGACATCGCTGAGTCCCTTCTATTGCTTTCCGAATCTGTATTTTACATTTGCCCTGCACGGGCTGGCAGCCGCTCTCCGGCCATTTCCATCAGCTCTCTTTGCGGTAGAGCATGTCACGAATGGCCTTCCGCCGTTCCGCATCCAGCTCGCGGTTGCCGCTCGACAGGTCGCCGGCCGCATCTTCATTCTCAGCCTCGCTGCAATCCGGGCAGCGATTGGCAAAGCCCGGCTTGCCCGGCCGCAGTTCAAACTCTTCTCCACACGCCACACATACTTTGATCGGGAATGCCATAACTGAATATCGTAAAGTTGAACGCCTCCCGCCGTCATCTCTTCGGCGTATTAAGATGCGCTCCCGTTTCCCCAAACAATCCAGGCAGCACTTCCACCGCCGTTCCCAGCCGAATCTCACCGAAGGCCTGCGCATTCAGCGGCCGCTCCGGCCCCACATACACCGTCGCGATTCCTCGCTGCCGCGCCACCTGCACCAATCCCGCTGCCGGATACACCGAGCCCGACGTCCCCACCACCAGCAGCACCGTCGCCTGTTCCAGTTCCCGGTAGATGCCGTCCATATCCCGCGGAATCTCCCCAAACCACACAATGTGCGGACGCACCGCGCTGCCGCACCGCTCGCAAACCGGCAGCTCCCCGGCCGTTTCATAAAACCGCGCATCCGCAAAAGGCTGCTGGCAGCGCACGCACCGCGAGCAAAACAGCGTGCCATGCATATGGTGTACCCTCCGCGATCCTGCGCGCTCATGCAGGTCATCTACATTCTGCGTGCACAGGTAAAAGCGCTCGCCCATGCGCTCTTCCAGCCGTGCCAGCGCCACATGCGCCGCGTTGGGCTCGGCAGCCAGCGCATCGCGCCGCCGCATGGAGTAAAAGCGCCACACCAGCTCCGGATTCTCCGCCCAGCCCTCCGGAGTCGCGACTTCCTCCACGCGGTACCCGTTCCAAAGCCCATCCGAGCCGCGAAAGGTCGCCAGCCCGCTCTCGGCGGAGATGCCCGCTCCGGTCAGCACAAACAGTCGATCACTGGCAGAGAGTTGCATCTCTCGATTATCCTGCGTCATCGTTGTCTCACCTTCAACCATTCGCGGCGGGGTCGGCGTATGACTAATATGACTTCAGGCGGCACTTCACTTACTTCGGCCAGCATGATATCGTCCGGTTCCATTCCTCGCTCTCGTGTCTATATCGGCCTTGGCGGCAATCTCCCGTCTGTTTACGGAGATCCCCGCCACACCCTCCAGGCCGCCATCCACGGGCTTGAGGAGATGGGCCGTCTCGCCGCCTGCTCATCGTTCTACGAGACAGCTCCCGTCGATCTTGAGGCTCAGCCCTCTTTCATCAATGCCGTGGCCGCGCTCGACACCACTCTGCCGCCTGAACTTCTGCTGCGCATGCTCCTCGCGCTTGAGATTCGCTTCGGCCGCGACCGCGCCGGCACCCCGCCCAAGGGGCCCCGCGTGCTCGATCTCGATCTGCTGCTCTACGGCGATCTCATCCTTTCTCAGGAAGATCTCCACGTCCCGCATCCGCAATTGGCGCGGCGCAGGTTCGTGCTCGCCCCCCTGGCCGAGATTGCCCCCGAACTCCGCCATCCGGTCCTCGACCTCACCATTGCCGAACTCCTTTCCGCCCTTCCGGATGTCGGTCCCAATCGCCGCGACGCCGTCCGCCGCCTCTGAGCATTTTCACTGAAGGTGTATAGGAGGAAGACGGGCTCAACGTGGACGTTCGATCAAAGAACGTCCACTCCGGACCCACGCAAAACACTCCACAGTATCAGTGAAAATGCTCTGAGCGCATCTAAGTCGATGAGCCGGCGGCAGTACCCGGCCTCTCAGAGACAAAAGGAGGTGGCTCGCATGCCATCCACATACTTTTCCCGCTGGTGGATCTGGGCGATTCGCGGTGTCCTGGCCATCCTGTTCGGCTTGCTGACCTTCGCGGTTCCCACCGCTACGTTCACCATTCTTGTGATTCTCTTCGGCATCTGGGCGGTCGTCGATGGAATCACCCACCTCTCCATCGCCTTCCATGCCGGCGTCGAACACAAGGGCCTCCATGTCACCGAAGGCATCATCGGTCTCGCGGCCGGCCTCGTCGCCTTCTTCTTTCCGCTCACCACCGGCGTGGCTCTGCTCTATATCGTGGCCGCCTGGGCCGTGCTCTCTGGCATCACGCGCATTCTGCT
The DNA window shown above is from Acidobacterium capsulatum ATCC 51196 and carries:
- the crtI gene encoding phytoene desaturase family protein, with translation MKRTSHVVIVGAGPGGLAAAILLAKSGVEVTVVEKRPSVGGRTSTIHADGFRFDTGPTFFLYPRILREIFAAAGRNLDDEVEMKRLDPQYRLVFGSGGELLATPDIEKMEKAIAALSPGDAVRFRDFLKENREKLERFIPCLESPFESWKDLARPGMLKLLPLLRPWRSLDDDLRSFFSDERIRLGFSFQSKYLGMSPFSCPSLFSILSFLEYEHGVFHPMGGCGAVTEAMARVAQDLGAKILLDEPVEEILFENRKAVGLRTATRRLRADAVVVNAEFAEAMRRMVPNKLRRKWTDERIESKRYSCSTFMMYLGIEGRYDHAAHHTIYLSEDYRQNLEDIEKLHRLSDDPSFYVQNACITDATLAPEGMSTLYVLLPVTHEHPNVDWKKEEPRFRELALQQLARIGIDDVEKRIRVERRHTPRTWGSEFALHRGATFSMAHSLDQMLHLRPHNRFEDLDSVYLVGGGTHPGSGLPVIFESARITSRLLLEDLKVEPQWEAVPSLRQNTVAEAYS
- a CDS encoding sodium:solute symporter family protein, which produces MSPLYAVVLGAIVLALLGVSLGRMHTVKTRADYLVAGRSLPAFVLVFTLLSSWIGSGSLLGGAENAYEHGFVALWQAAGGWLGLLLIYFIAPRARRFAQFTIPDLLEARYNQTARVLGVIAVLFAYTAITSYQIIGGGDILHLIFPAISATLGRYIITAFVIVFTAIAGMASVAYMDVVIGLLATFTLIVATFFVLHAVGGWHVVTHSLPASHFTVFGDSGWVWAMELALPTMLLMLGNQSMYQKFFSAKSERDARVAVVGWIIGTVILETIIVALAVFGSVMFPHGEVSHRPREIIAYVGLHGVPALLGSLLVGSVFAKIISTANNYLFSPATNLVNDVFVRYIAPNASNRTVLLVSRSMVALLGIWSLYQAMGTQSVLKETLYAYTVYAAALTPVILAAFYSKRATSAGAVSAIAAGTVVTVGWDSRWLHPYLPAGLAHLDAIFPALASAVLCLVVVSAVTPKPSAEQLAPFLQEAGAE
- a CDS encoding DUF167 domain-containing protein: MIPAGLVRETPTGAVLAVRVTPRASRSSFQGVLEKEGQTMLRVALHAPPIDGRANEELLDFLARQLDLPGSSLEIIRGLQSREKLVRMTGMSVKELESLLLPLLRRFLTAQA
- a CDS encoding YggS family pyridoxal phosphate-dependent enzyme; this encodes MRNSEVAGETFSNRLAQVEESIAAACRHAGRTRESVQLMAVSKTHPADAIAEAVAAGVTLFGENRVQEFQQKAQELEQLGIQNAEVHLIGHLQSNKTGKAAEIFAGVDTVDSLRLAERLQDAAARLGKTLPVLLEIKLSEEEAKTGLSPESEETRTLLERLPELTALKMRGLMTVAPLTGGETGTRDCFRRLRKLRDAWSAAYPRLNFEELSMGMSGDFAIAIEEGSTCVRIGTALFGKREMR
- a CDS encoding 16S rRNA (uracil(1498)-N(3))-methyltransferase, encoding MTRRRWIADTWDEATASLTGEQASHLIRVLRAQPGMEFDIVAGDRVWHGVIAGITGDAVRFNLVAEVEADPALPITLLLAVFKFDRMEWAIEKATELGVERIQPVIARRSEKHLAQAAAARVERWRRIAREAAKQSRRSDIPEIDEPLPLKTAVRQPGEHLRFLLAEQERSTTFRFALGEALAQAGDEIPKIEIAVGPEGGWTAEEEALFDAEGWKAVSLGPRILRAETAAMTATAVAAALLE
- a CDS encoding CPBP family intramembrane glutamic endopeptidase, with amino-acid sequence MKIPESEVSMHETAMTGEPEQAAAAEQWKPLGQRVAPWWHTALIVLLLLATSLGSSLQARKGTLAVHHMTQYAATIGYEWVLLGVVWIGLRVRGVRLRTLLGVPHEGWKGLGRDFAFAGIFWVMAMAIIGCLSIGIYLLHHASATPPKGLTAIAPLSALDLLVWFALCISAGVCEEILFRGYLMRQFSFGGKAWIGVVISSLIFGASHGYEGWSRMLLLSVLGALLCLLYLKSRSLRPGMIAHAWQDIFAGLVLMGASHFHVLPK
- a CDS encoding acetyl-CoA C-acetyltransferase, with amino-acid sequence MQSQSSSMEQIVIVSGVRTPVGKFQGTLSGMKATELGAIAVREAVARAGVDPAMVDECIMGNVVSAGLGQNPARQAALFGGLPPAVSAFTINKVCGSGLKAVALAAQSIQTGNAEIVVAGGMESMTNAPYLLPQARAGFRMGNSVAVDSMVNDGLWDIYNDYHMGVTGENVAEKYNITREEQDEYALNSHRKAAAAQQAGHFKNEIVPVEIPAKKKGQPATFFDTDESVRADASIEALRALKPAFKKDGTVTAGNAPGVNDAGAACLVTSARKAAELGLKPLARIVAQASSGVEPRWVMMAPVTGVQKVLARAGWSTDSVDLFELNEAFSVQAIAVTRELGIPLDKVNVNGGSVAIGHPIGASGARVLVTLLHEMIRRDAKRGVAALCLGGGNSVAMAIERD
- a CDS encoding class I SAM-dependent methyltransferase, encoding MQLKPTERFTTRVESYRHFRPHYPSEIVEALHRECGLKTNDLVADVAAGTGLLTEIFLAAAHPVIAIEPNDAMRAVCAALQSDYPRLQCAPGTAENTGLPNRSVALVTVAQALHWFDLPAARAEFARILSPGGWCAIIYNHRRMGGDAFHDGYERILQTFGTDYAAVQARHAGPQEIAEFFAPSAVRTLTFPNHQDLQLAGLMGRVLSSSYMPQPGHPQYEAMTRAVETLFTQNQHHGTVRMDYETVVSFGQL